The following are from one region of the Trichocoleus sp. genome:
- a CDS encoding chloride channel protein: MKRNPTTLTRSVLLWAVMGMVCGLFAALYWIVLSYLMQGFEHFQGLSLLFLMPLAGLLIGWVIQWLGNPGEIGLVIDNIHLNGGRLAMRENPSMILSSLISIASGGSAGPEAPMVQVTGSIGTWFADRLRLQGEALRTLSIAGMASGFTVLFGAPLGGTFFALEILHHQHVVLYAEAILPAIVASCAGYTVFAAITKLGIGPTWHFPQYDVSSIFDFGEAMLYGIVGAIAGWLFITIFRICGRLLESLPHPIYWKTTVAGLGLGCLAFLFPLTRFFGEHQLETVIDGNFSISFLILLVVAKMLAISLTVTGGWRGGIIIPLFFTGACLGKIVAMVHPESNEALAMVCIMAALNTTVTRTPISTTLLLAKLAGFSTFTPILFASVVGFFLSPRNPFIAAQLSITDQKH, translated from the coding sequence ATGAAACGAAACCCGACTACGCTCACTCGCTCCGTGTTGCTATGGGCAGTGATGGGAATGGTTTGTGGCTTGTTTGCTGCGCTCTATTGGATAGTGCTGTCTTACCTCATGCAGGGATTCGAGCATTTTCAAGGGCTTTCACTGCTGTTTCTCATGCCATTGGCAGGGCTGCTGATTGGTTGGGTTATTCAATGGTTGGGCAATCCGGGCGAAATCGGCTTGGTGATTGACAACATTCACCTCAATGGTGGGCGGTTGGCGATGCGGGAGAATCCCTCAATGATTTTGTCATCGCTGATCAGTATTGCGAGTGGTGGAAGTGCTGGACCTGAAGCACCCATGGTGCAAGTAACCGGTTCAATTGGGACATGGTTTGCCGATCGCCTGCGGCTGCAAGGAGAAGCGTTACGAACGTTGAGTATTGCTGGCATGGCATCTGGGTTTACCGTCTTATTTGGTGCGCCATTGGGCGGAACCTTTTTTGCCTTAGAAATTTTGCACCATCAGCATGTTGTACTTTATGCAGAAGCAATTTTGCCAGCGATCGTCGCCAGCTGTGCCGGATATACCGTTTTTGCAGCAATTACAAAACTGGGAATTGGGCCTACCTGGCACTTTCCACAATATGACGTGAGCAGCATTTTTGATTTTGGCGAAGCCATGCTTTATGGAATCGTTGGGGCGATCGCAGGCTGGCTGTTTATCACCATTTTTCGCATCTGCGGTCGATTGCTGGAGTCGCTGCCCCATCCAATTTACTGGAAAACAACAGTGGCAGGGTTAGGGTTAGGCTGCTTAGCATTTCTTTTTCCGCTGACTCGTTTCTTTGGTGAACATCAACTGGAAACAGTGATTGACGGAAACTTCTCAATTTCGTTTTTAATCCTGTTGGTGGTCGCTAAAATGTTGGCGATTAGCTTGACGGTGACCGGAGGTTGGCGAGGCGGCATCATCATTCCGCTTTTCTTTACAGGAGCCTGTTTAGGCAAGATTGTTGCGATGGTTCATCCTGAATCAAACGAAGCATTAGCAATGGTTTGTATTATGGCGGCTCTCAATACAACCGTGACTCGAACGCCAATTAGCACTACTTTATTACTGGCTAAACTGGCAGGATTTAGCACCTTTACCCCCATTCTGTTTGCTAGCGTCGTTGGCTTCTTTCTGTCGCCTCGCAATCCATTTATTGCGGCACAGTTGAGCATCACGGATCAGAAACATTAG